Proteins encoded in a region of the Scyliorhinus torazame isolate Kashiwa2021f chromosome 1, sScyTor2.1, whole genome shotgun sequence genome:
- the LOC140429774 gene encoding protein ripply1-like encodes MDRSRQAATRGHTCRRVQQPNADCAEHPAPAGSAVGIWRPWLITPKDIEKQQQRQMATLTLSDIEQPQQTPTAHKVAAFRHPVKLLWPKSKCFDYLYEDAAHLLANFPVQATISFYQESDSESESEDSN; translated from the exons ATGGACAGAAGCAGACAGGCCGCAACCAGAGGCCACACCTGCCGCCGTGTGCAGCAGCCTAATGCAGACTGTGCCGAACACCCAGCACCTGCAGGGAG CGCTGTTGGTATTTGGAGACCGTGGCTAATCACGCCCAAAGATATTGAAAAGCAACAACAAAGACAAATGGCAACA CTGACCCTCTCCGACATCGAGCAGCCCCAGCAAACACCGACTGCACACAAAGTCGCGGCATTCCGACACCCCGTCAA ACTTCTCTGGCCCAAATCCAAATGTTTTGATTATTTATACGAAGATGCAGCTCATCTACTGGCAAATTTTCCAGTACAGGCAACaatctcattttatcaggagagTGACAGCGAATCAGAGAGCGAGGACAGCAATTAA